The segment GACATATCACCGATTAGCTTTAATGCAAAAAGTTAGCTACATGCATGTTACTATTTTAAGTAACTGTCAAACCACGTTGTAATTTCTTTTAATCTTCTTATTCGATGTTTTGGTTTTCCACTTCTACTTAACTCATGATTTTCTCCTCTAAACATAACCAATTTTGATTCTACACCGTTGTATTTGAGTGAAGTAAACATCTGCAATCCTTCAGCCAACCAGCAACGGTAATCTTCTTCCGAATGAATAAAAAGAGTTGGAGTTTTTACGTTATCTGCGTATTTCATAGGTGAGTGGAACCATAATTTTTCATAATCACTCCATGGTGTAGCTGCTTGTTGATCTTCAACGAAGTAGTAACCGATATCTGTAGTGCCAAACTTGGCAATCCAATTTGCTATACTTCTTTGAGAAGCAGCAGCCTTGAATCTATCAGTGTGTCCAATTATCCAGTTGGTCATGTAACCACCGTAAGAACCACCGGTTACCCCTATCCTACTTTCGTCTATGAAAGTGAATTTTTCCAACACTTTATCAACAAAGTTCATTATATCTTCATAGTCTATAGTTCCATACTTTCCTCTGATATCTGCAAACTCATCTCCTCTTCCATCACTTCCTCGGGGGTTGCAAAACATAACAACATAACCTTCGTTAGCCCAATACTGCATTTCATGGAAAAAAACATCTCCACCATAAACGGTTTTTGGACCACCATGAATATCTAGGATTGCAGGGTATTTTTTGTTCTCTTCAAAATTGACAGGTTTCATAACCCATCCTTCTATTTCTGTTTCACCTTTGCCGAGGAAGGTTAGCCTTTCTGGCTTAGATAATGTTTTTTCTTTTATTACCCATTCGTTGAAAGTAGTTAATTGTCTCTCTTCACTGTCTTCTAATTCGTATAGTTCTTGAAGTTTCACATCTCTCATCCCCACAAAGATGATATGGCCTTTAAATACATCAAAACCATCAACGGATCCGCCTTGTGTGGTTAATTTTTCCCTCTTACCTCTCTCATCTATTCTATTTATGAAAGAATTTCCATACTCTGTTGTTTCAAAATAAAGGTAATTGTTCTCCACTTTGAATTCGCTGTTAGAACCGTACCTACAATCAGAACCTACAGAACTCCATGTACTAAAATCAAAATCAGTTTGAATTTGTTTCACTTCTTTTGTTTGCAAATCCATCAAATAAAATTTGGGATTTTCATTGATTCCGTACTCTTTCATATTGGAACCTAAGAAGATTATTTTCTCTTTTAGAAAGTCTGCATAAACGTAATTGAAAGGGTCTTCATGTGTTAATTTCTCTAAACTTTCTTTTTTTAAGTCATATAAATAAAGATTGGATCTTATTTCCATTTTATTTTTAAAAGTGTTGGAAATAAACAGCATTAAATCTTTCTCTTTATTCAATTTAAAACCTTCTACGTTTGTCAATTCATC is part of the Petrotoga sibirica DSM 13575 genome and harbors:
- a CDS encoding S9 family peptidase, producing the protein MEKLALEDFTKYKFISNTKFSPNGKNLAFVVSEMDVDENKYLSNIWLYNVDNKSINKLTTFNQESSYVWLDDENIIFSTVREEKDKKRKEKGEPFTIYYIINIKGGEAQKYFELPFFASDIEPISKDKFVVTGIYDPKYKNLEKLSKEEKEKELDKLKEEKDYEVLDEIPFWSNGKGFTNKKRNRLYIYTLEDKKIIPLTDELTNVEGFKLNKEKDLMLFISNTFKNKMEIRSNLYLYDLKKESLEKLTHEDPFNYVYADFLKEKIIFLGSNMKEYGINENPKFYLMDLQTKEVKQIQTDFDFSTWSSVGSDCRYGSNSEFKVENNYLYFETTEYGNSFINRIDERGKREKLTTQGGSVDGFDVFKGHIIFVGMRDVKLQELYELEDSEERQLTTFNEWVIKEKTLSKPERLTFLGKGETEIEGWVMKPVNFEENKKYPAILDIHGGPKTVYGGDVFFHEMQYWANEGYVVMFCNPRGSDGRGDEFADIRGKYGTIDYEDIMNFVDKVLEKFTFIDESRIGVTGGSYGGYMTNWIIGHTDRFKAAASQRSIANWIAKFGTTDIGYYFVEDQQAATPWSDYEKLWFHSPMKYADNVKTPTLFIHSEEDYRCWLAEGLQMFTSLKYNGVESKLVMFRGENHELSRSGKPKHRIRRLKEITTWFDSYLK